In Labrus mixtus chromosome 11, fLabMix1.1, whole genome shotgun sequence, a single window of DNA contains:
- the nr2f5 gene encoding nuclear receptor subfamily 2 group F member 5 isoform X1: protein MAMVVNQWSENISADPGSQLQICGQEPGGAPGTPNGSTPGNDALSGDKLPNVDCMVCGDKSSGKHYGQFTCEGCKSFFKRSVRRNLSYTCRGNRDCPIDQHHRNQCQYCRLKKCLKVGMRREGTARAISVQRGRTSNSQTSPGQYLTNGTDPYNGQPYLSGFISLLLRAEPYPTSRYGAQCMQGNNLMGIENICELAARLLFSAVEWAKNIPFFPDLQLMDQVALLRMSWSELFVLNAAQCSMPLHVAPLLAAAGLHASPMSAERVVAFMDHIRVFQEQVEKLKALQVDTAEYSCLKSIVLFTSDAMGLSDVAHVESIQEKSQCALEEYVRNQYPSQPNRFGRLLLRLPSLRIVSSPVIEQLFFVRLVGKTPIETLLRDMLLSGSSYNWPYMPTVQRERPISLHYNENGP, encoded by the exons ATGGCAATGGTAGTAAACCAGTGGTCAGAGAACATTTCTGCAGATCCGGGCTCTCAGCTCCAGATTTGCGGCCAGGAGCCCGGCGGGGCACCGGGAACCCCCAACGGTTCCACCCCGGGGAACGATGCACTTTCCGGGGATAAGCTCCCCAACGTGGACTGCATGGTGTGCGGGGACAAGTCCAGCGGGAAGCATTACGGCCAGTTCACCTGCGAGGGATGCAAAAGCTTCTTCAAGCGCTCCGTGAGGCGGAACCTGTCCTACACCTGCCGAGGGAACCGGGACTGCCCCATCGACCAGCACCACCGGAACCAGTGCCAGTACTGCCGGCTCAAGAAGTGCCTCAAAGTCGGCATGAGAAGAGAAGGTACGGCCAGAGCaatat CTGTACAACGAGGACGCACATCAAACTCTCAGACTAGCCCAGGACAGTACCTGACCAACGGCACAGACCCGTACAATGGCCAGCCCTACCTGTCCGGCTTCATCTCTCTGTTGCTCCGTGCTGAGCCGTACCCCACGTCTCGTTACGGGGCCCAGTGCATGCAGGGAAACAACCTGATGGGCATCGAGAACATCTGTGAGCTGGCGGCGAGGCTGCTCTTCAGCGCTGTTGAGTGGGCAAAAAACATCCCTTTCTTCCCCGACCTGCAGCTCATGGATCAG GTGGCGCTGTTGCGTATGTCATGGAGCGAGCTCTTCGTCCTCAACGCTGCGCAGTGCTCCATGCCGCTCCATGTGGCCCCTCTGCTGGCAGCAGCAGGCCTGCACGCATCGCCCATGTCGGCAGAGCGCGTGGTGGCCTTCATGGATCACATCCGCGTCTTCCAGGAGCAGGTGGAGAAACTGAAAGCCCTGCAGGTCGACACAGCCGAATATTCCTGCCTGAAGTCCATCGTGCTCTTCACTTCCG ATGCTATGGGTCTCTCAGACGTCGCCCACGTGGAGAGCATCCAGGAGAAGTCCCAGTGTGCTCTGGAGGAGTATGTAAGGAACCAGTACCCCAGCCAGCCAAACCGCTTTGGCCGTCTCCTCCTCCGCCTGCCATCCCTTCGCATCGTCTCCTCCCCAGTCATCGAGCAGCTGTTTTTCGTCCGCCTGGTTGGCAAGACGCCCATCGAGACACTACTACGCGACATGCTTCTGTCGGGATCAAGCTACAACTGGCCCTACATGCCCACTGTGCAGCGCGAGCGACCCATTTCCCTCCACTACAACGAGAATGGGCCCTGA
- the nr2f5 gene encoding nuclear receptor subfamily 2 group F member 5 isoform X2 — protein sequence MAMVVNQWSENISADPGSQLQICGQEPGGAPGTPNGSTPGNDALSGDKLPNVDCMVCGDKSSGKHYGQFTCEGCKSFFKRSVRRNLSYTCRGNRDCPIDQHHRNQCQYCRLKKCLKVGMRREAVQRGRTSNSQTSPGQYLTNGTDPYNGQPYLSGFISLLLRAEPYPTSRYGAQCMQGNNLMGIENICELAARLLFSAVEWAKNIPFFPDLQLMDQVALLRMSWSELFVLNAAQCSMPLHVAPLLAAAGLHASPMSAERVVAFMDHIRVFQEQVEKLKALQVDTAEYSCLKSIVLFTSDAMGLSDVAHVESIQEKSQCALEEYVRNQYPSQPNRFGRLLLRLPSLRIVSSPVIEQLFFVRLVGKTPIETLLRDMLLSGSSYNWPYMPTVQRERPISLHYNENGP from the exons ATGGCAATGGTAGTAAACCAGTGGTCAGAGAACATTTCTGCAGATCCGGGCTCTCAGCTCCAGATTTGCGGCCAGGAGCCCGGCGGGGCACCGGGAACCCCCAACGGTTCCACCCCGGGGAACGATGCACTTTCCGGGGATAAGCTCCCCAACGTGGACTGCATGGTGTGCGGGGACAAGTCCAGCGGGAAGCATTACGGCCAGTTCACCTGCGAGGGATGCAAAAGCTTCTTCAAGCGCTCCGTGAGGCGGAACCTGTCCTACACCTGCCGAGGGAACCGGGACTGCCCCATCGACCAGCACCACCGGAACCAGTGCCAGTACTGCCGGCTCAAGAAGTGCCTCAAAGTCGGCATGAGAAGAGAAG CTGTACAACGAGGACGCACATCAAACTCTCAGACTAGCCCAGGACAGTACCTGACCAACGGCACAGACCCGTACAATGGCCAGCCCTACCTGTCCGGCTTCATCTCTCTGTTGCTCCGTGCTGAGCCGTACCCCACGTCTCGTTACGGGGCCCAGTGCATGCAGGGAAACAACCTGATGGGCATCGAGAACATCTGTGAGCTGGCGGCGAGGCTGCTCTTCAGCGCTGTTGAGTGGGCAAAAAACATCCCTTTCTTCCCCGACCTGCAGCTCATGGATCAG GTGGCGCTGTTGCGTATGTCATGGAGCGAGCTCTTCGTCCTCAACGCTGCGCAGTGCTCCATGCCGCTCCATGTGGCCCCTCTGCTGGCAGCAGCAGGCCTGCACGCATCGCCCATGTCGGCAGAGCGCGTGGTGGCCTTCATGGATCACATCCGCGTCTTCCAGGAGCAGGTGGAGAAACTGAAAGCCCTGCAGGTCGACACAGCCGAATATTCCTGCCTGAAGTCCATCGTGCTCTTCACTTCCG ATGCTATGGGTCTCTCAGACGTCGCCCACGTGGAGAGCATCCAGGAGAAGTCCCAGTGTGCTCTGGAGGAGTATGTAAGGAACCAGTACCCCAGCCAGCCAAACCGCTTTGGCCGTCTCCTCCTCCGCCTGCCATCCCTTCGCATCGTCTCCTCCCCAGTCATCGAGCAGCTGTTTTTCGTCCGCCTGGTTGGCAAGACGCCCATCGAGACACTACTACGCGACATGCTTCTGTCGGGATCAAGCTACAACTGGCCCTACATGCCCACTGTGCAGCGCGAGCGACCCATTTCCCTCCACTACAACGAGAATGGGCCCTGA